One window of Triticum dicoccoides isolate Atlit2015 ecotype Zavitan chromosome 5A, WEW_v2.0, whole genome shotgun sequence genomic DNA carries:
- the LOC119303348 gene encoding uncharacterized protein LOC119303348: MAGGSSSSSSSSWGPSPAAVTALVALLGLGVAAYIVGPPLYWHVAEALGRSPGGCPACACDCDALPLLQLPEDCAKQFKEVKSRASGEETEKSITEMLIEELKQREEEATEAQQQADVKLLEAKKLASQYQKEADKCSLGMDTCEEAREKSAESLLGQRKLTALWEERARELGWKPGNDKPHQNQ; this comes from the exons ATGGCGGGAGGgtcatcgtcttcgtcgtcgtcatcgtggGGCCCGAGCCCCGCGGCGGTGACGGCGCTGGTGGCGCTGCTCGGGCTCGGCGTCGCCGCCTACATCGTCGGCCCGCCGCTCTACTGGCACGTCGCCGAGGCGCTCGGCCGCTCGCCGGGGGGCTGCCCCGCCTGCGCCTGCGACTGCGACGCGCTCCCGCTGCTCCAGCTCCCGGAAG ACTGTGCCAAGCAATTCAAAGAGGTCAAGAGTCGTGCTTCCGGTGAAGAAACAGAGAAGAGTATCACAGAGATGCTGATAGAAGAGCTAAAGCAGAGAGAGGAGGAGGCAACAGAAGCTCAGCAACAAGCCGATGTAAAGTTGCTCGAGGCTAAAAAACTAGCTTCGCAGTATCAAAAGGAGGCTGACAAATGCAGTTTAGGCATGGATACATGTGAAGAAGCTAGGGAGAAATCTGCAGAGTCGCTGCTCGGTCAAAGGAAATTAACTGCTTTGTGGGAGGAAAGGGCTCGGGAACTCGGATGGAAACCCGGGAATGACAAACCACACCAGAATCAGTAA